One Tenrec ecaudatus isolate mTenEca1 chromosome 12, mTenEca1.hap1, whole genome shotgun sequence DNA segment encodes these proteins:
- the TGFB1I1 gene encoding transforming growth factor beta-1-induced transcript 1 protein isoform X2, whose protein sequence is MPRSGPSKDRPPEPLTPPLSYEHRTQAGPGESSGVSGDKDHLYSTVCKPRSPKSAASAAPPFSSSSGVLGTGLCELDRLLQELNATQFNITDEIMSQFPTSKTAAGEPKEDPADNKKRPSIPSSPSSALAKPSATSATLELDRLMASLSDFRVQNHLPASGPTQPPGSSAVNEGSQSPPGPANKGSLDTMLGLLQSDLSRRGVPTQAKGLCGSCNKPIAGQVVTALGRAWHPDHFVCGGCSTALGGSSFFEKDGAPFCPECYFERFSPRCGLCNQPIQHKMVTALGTHWHPEHFCCVSCREPFGDEGFHEREGRPYCRRDFLQLFAPRCQGCQGPILDNYISALSALWHPDCFVCRECFAPFSGGSFYEHEGRPLCENHFHARRGSLCATCGLPVTGRCVSALGRRFHPDHFTCTFCLRPLTKGSFQERAGKPYCQPCFLKLFG, encoded by the exons ATGCCGAGGTCAGGGCCTTCCAAAGACCGGCCCCCTGAGCCACTCACCCCTCCCCTGTCCTACGAGCATCGCACCCAG GCAGGGCCTGGGGAGTCTTCGGGTGTGTCTGGGGACAAGGACCATCTGTACAG TACGGTGTGCAAGCCTCGATCCCCAAAGTCTGCGGCCTCCGCGGCCCCTCCGTTCTCCTCTTCCAGCGGCGTCTTGGGCACTGGGCTCTGCGAGCTGGACCGATTGCTCCAGGAACTTAATGCCACCCAATTCAACATCACAG ATGAAATTATGTCTCAGTTCCCAACCAGCAAAACAGCTGCGGGGGAGCCGAAAGAGGACCCAGCTGATAATAAGAAAAGGCCCAGCAT CCCCTCCAGCCCATCCTCTGCCCTGGCAAAGCCTTCGGCCACATCAGCAACCCTGGAGCTGGACAGGCTGATGGCCTCCCTGTCTGACTTCCGTGTCCAGAACCAT CTTCCAGCCTCCGGGCCAACACAGCCTCCGGGGTCAAGTGCCGTGAACGAGGGCTCCCAGTCCCCGCCAGGACCAGCCAATAAGGGCAGCTTAGACACCATGCTGGGGCTACTGCAGTCGGACCTCAGCCGCCGTGGGGTTCCCACCCAGGCCAAGGGCCTCTGTGGCTCCTGCAATAAGCCCATTGCTGGGCAG GTGGTGACGGCGCTGGGTCGCGCTTGGCACCCAGACCACTTCGTCTGCGGTGGCTGTTCCACGGCCCTAGGGGGCAGCAGCTTCTTTgagaaggatggggctccctTCTGCCCCGAGTGCTACTTTGAGCGCTTCTCGCCAAGATGCGGCCTCTGCAACCAGCCCATCCAACAC AAAATGGTTACGGCCTTGGGCACCCACTGGCACCCGGAGCACTTCTGCTGCGTCAGCTGCAGGGAGCCCTTCGGGGATGAGG GTTTCCACGAGCGGGAGGGCCGCCCCTACTGTCGCCGAGACTTCCTGCAGCTGTTCGCGCCGCGCTGCCAGGGCTGCCAGGGCCCCATCTTGGATAACTACATCTCGGCGCTCAGCGCGCTCTGGCACCCGGACTGCTTCGTCTGCAGG GAATGCTTCGCGCCCTTCTCAGGAGGCAGCTTTTACGAGCACGAGGGTCGCCCGCTGTGCGAGAACCATTTCCACGCGCGGCGCGGCTCGCTGTGCGCCACGTGTGGCCTCCCCGTCACGGGGCGCTGCGTGTCGGCCCTGGGACGCCGCTTCCACCCGGACCACTTCACCTGCACCTTCTGCCTGCGCCCGCTCACCAAGGGCTCCTTCCAGGAGCGTGCCGGCAAGCCCTACTGCCAGCCCTGCTTCCTCAAGCTCTTCGGCTGA
- the TGFB1I1 gene encoding transforming growth factor beta-1-induced transcript 1 protein isoform X1, giving the protein MEDLDALLSDLETTTSHMPRSGPSKDRPPEPLTPPLSYEHRTQAGPGESSGVSGDKDHLYSTVCKPRSPKSAASAAPPFSSSSGVLGTGLCELDRLLQELNATQFNITDEIMSQFPTSKTAAGEPKEDPADNKKRPSIPSSPSSALAKPSATSATLELDRLMASLSDFRVQNHLPASGPTQPPGSSAVNEGSQSPPGPANKGSLDTMLGLLQSDLSRRGVPTQAKGLCGSCNKPIAGQVVTALGRAWHPDHFVCGGCSTALGGSSFFEKDGAPFCPECYFERFSPRCGLCNQPIQHKMVTALGTHWHPEHFCCVSCREPFGDEGFHEREGRPYCRRDFLQLFAPRCQGCQGPILDNYISALSALWHPDCFVCRECFAPFSGGSFYEHEGRPLCENHFHARRGSLCATCGLPVTGRCVSALGRRFHPDHFTCTFCLRPLTKGSFQERAGKPYCQPCFLKLFG; this is encoded by the exons ATGGAGGACCTCG ATGCCCTGCTTTCTGACCTGGAGACCACCACCTCACACATGCCGAGGTCAGGGCCTTCCAAAGACCGGCCCCCTGAGCCACTCACCCCTCCCCTGTCCTACGAGCATCGCACCCAG GCAGGGCCTGGGGAGTCTTCGGGTGTGTCTGGGGACAAGGACCATCTGTACAG TACGGTGTGCAAGCCTCGATCCCCAAAGTCTGCGGCCTCCGCGGCCCCTCCGTTCTCCTCTTCCAGCGGCGTCTTGGGCACTGGGCTCTGCGAGCTGGACCGATTGCTCCAGGAACTTAATGCCACCCAATTCAACATCACAG ATGAAATTATGTCTCAGTTCCCAACCAGCAAAACAGCTGCGGGGGAGCCGAAAGAGGACCCAGCTGATAATAAGAAAAGGCCCAGCAT CCCCTCCAGCCCATCCTCTGCCCTGGCAAAGCCTTCGGCCACATCAGCAACCCTGGAGCTGGACAGGCTGATGGCCTCCCTGTCTGACTTCCGTGTCCAGAACCAT CTTCCAGCCTCCGGGCCAACACAGCCTCCGGGGTCAAGTGCCGTGAACGAGGGCTCCCAGTCCCCGCCAGGACCAGCCAATAAGGGCAGCTTAGACACCATGCTGGGGCTACTGCAGTCGGACCTCAGCCGCCGTGGGGTTCCCACCCAGGCCAAGGGCCTCTGTGGCTCCTGCAATAAGCCCATTGCTGGGCAG GTGGTGACGGCGCTGGGTCGCGCTTGGCACCCAGACCACTTCGTCTGCGGTGGCTGTTCCACGGCCCTAGGGGGCAGCAGCTTCTTTgagaaggatggggctccctTCTGCCCCGAGTGCTACTTTGAGCGCTTCTCGCCAAGATGCGGCCTCTGCAACCAGCCCATCCAACAC AAAATGGTTACGGCCTTGGGCACCCACTGGCACCCGGAGCACTTCTGCTGCGTCAGCTGCAGGGAGCCCTTCGGGGATGAGG GTTTCCACGAGCGGGAGGGCCGCCCCTACTGTCGCCGAGACTTCCTGCAGCTGTTCGCGCCGCGCTGCCAGGGCTGCCAGGGCCCCATCTTGGATAACTACATCTCGGCGCTCAGCGCGCTCTGGCACCCGGACTGCTTCGTCTGCAGG GAATGCTTCGCGCCCTTCTCAGGAGGCAGCTTTTACGAGCACGAGGGTCGCCCGCTGTGCGAGAACCATTTCCACGCGCGGCGCGGCTCGCTGTGCGCCACGTGTGGCCTCCCCGTCACGGGGCGCTGCGTGTCGGCCCTGGGACGCCGCTTCCACCCGGACCACTTCACCTGCACCTTCTGCCTGCGCCCGCTCACCAAGGGCTCCTTCCAGGAGCGTGCCGGCAAGCCCTACTGCCAGCCCTGCTTCCTCAAGCTCTTCGGCTGA